The Arachis hypogaea cultivar Tifrunner chromosome 16, arahy.Tifrunner.gnm2.J5K5, whole genome shotgun sequence genome contains a region encoding:
- the LOC112755405 gene encoding amino acid permease 6: MATASEKNSMYIETPEAFGDAGKNFDDDGRIKRSGTWITASAHIITAVIGSGVLSLAWAIAQMGWIAGPAVLFAFSFITYFTSTLLADCYRTPDPVHGKRNYTYSHVVKASLGGRKFQLCGLAQYINLVGVTIGYTITASISMVAVKRSNCFHKHGHEDKCYISNNPFMIIFACIQIVLSQIPNFHKLSWLSIVAAVMSFAYSSIGLGLSIAKVAGGSNHVRTSLTGVEVGVDVTATEKVWRMFQAIGDIAFAYAFSNVLIEIQDTLKSSPPENRVMKRASLIGILTTTLFYVLCGTLGYAAFGNDAPGNFLTGFGFYEPFWLIDFANICIAIHLIGAYQVFVQPIFGFVENSSKSRWPESKIINTEHSLNVPVLGSLNVNLFRVVWRTTYVIITAVVAMMFPFFNDFLGLIGSLSFWPLTVYFPIEMYIKQSKMERFSFTWVWLKILSWVCLIVSIISAVGSIQGLAQDLKKYQPFKPQQ; encoded by the exons ATGGCAACTGCATCTGAGAAGAACAGCATGTATATAGAAACACCGGAAGCTTTTGGAGATGCAGGCAAAAACTTTGATGACGACGGACGAATTAAAAGATCAG GGACATGGATAACGGCGAGCGCGCACATAATAACAGCAGTGATTGGATCTGGAGTTCTGTCGCTTGCATGGGCGATAGCGCAGATGGGTTGGATAGCCGGTCCGGCGGTGCTGTTTGCGTTTTCTTTCATAACATATTTTACTTCCACTCTTCTTGCTGATTGCTATCGCACCCCAGACCCTGTTCATGGCAAACGCAACTACACTTACTCTCATGTTGTCAAAGCTTCCTTAG GAGGAAGGAAATTTCAGTTATGTGGATTGGCTCAATACATAAACCTTGTAGGCGTAACCATTGGCTACACTATAACTGCATCAATTAGTATGGT GGCGGTAAAAAGATCGAATTGCTTTCACAAACATGGACATGAAGACAAGTGCTACATATCAAACAACCCTTTTATGATAATTTTTGCGTGCATACAAATTGTTCTTAGCCAAATACCGAACTTCCATAAGCTCTCATGGCTCTCCATCGTTGCAGCAGTTATGTCCTTCGCTTATTCTTCAATCGGCCTCGGCCTCTCTATAGCCAAAGTCGCAG GTGGTAGTAATCATGTACGGACATCGCTAACAGGGGTGGAAGTTGGGGTGGATGTTACAGCAACAGAGAAGGTTTGGAGGATGTTTCAGGCTATCGGTGACATTGCCTTCGCTTATGCTTTTTCCAATGTGCTTATTGAGATACAG GATACCCTGAAATCAAGTCCTCCGGAGAACAGAGTAATGAAGAGAGCAAGTTTGATTGGCATTTTAACAACAACACTATTCTATGTGCTATGTGGGACCTTAGGTTATGCAGCATTTGGAAATGATGCTCCAGGAAATTTCCTCACTGGCTTCGGTTTCTATGAGCCCTTTTGGCTAATTGACTTTGCCAATATCTGCATAGCTATTCATCTAATTGGGGCATACCAG GTGTTCGTGCAACCCATATTCGGATTCGTAGAGAACTCAAGCAAATCAAGATGGCCAGAAAGCAAAATCATAAACACAGAGCATTCTTTGAACGTTCCCGTTTTGGGAAGCTTAAACGTGAACTTGTTCAGAGTTGTATGGAGAACAACCTACGTCATAATCACAGCAGTGGTAGCTATGATGTTCCCATTCTTCAATGACTTCTTGGGCCTCATTGGATCACTCTCTTTCTGGCCATTAACCGTTTACTTTCCAATTGAGATGTACATTAAGCAGTCAAAGATGGAGAGGTTTTCCTTCACTTGGGTTTGGCTCAAGATCCTGAGTTGGGTTTGCTTGATTGTTTCTATTATCTCCGCTGTTGGTTCCATCCAAGGCCTTGCTCAAGATCTCAAGAAATACCAGCCATTCAAACCACAGCAATAA